One Rattus norvegicus strain BN/NHsdMcwi chromosome 20, GRCr8, whole genome shotgun sequence DNA segment encodes these proteins:
- the Gcc2 gene encoding GRIP and coiled-coil domain-containing protein 2 isoform X2, producing the protein MEVTDSAQDAVTAAPSGTPKSKLETLPREDLIKFAKKQMMLLQKAKARCTELDKEVEELKSKPVDGGTDDMIKVLTERLDALLLEKAETEQQCLCLKKENIKMKQEVEDSVTKLEETQKEFEQSHRNYVREMESVKNELIAVHSEHSKEKAALQRDLEGAVHRQAELLEQLKSQSDSEDNVKKLQEEIQNITAAFEEQTSCLQKQLEATSDEKQQEIIHLQKVIEDNAQHYQKDINTFQEEIVQLRATHKEEVNELMSQMETLAKEHEAAVNKLKENRVTLCETSETIPENYQCESESLNEDTSDASQENQKCSVALQEDPFAEHTVYDKVRQLEDSLKELESQHSILKDEVTYMNNLKLKLEMDAQHIKDEFFHEREDLEFKINELLLAKEEQSYVVEKLKYEREDLNRQLCCTVEQHNKEIQRLQEHHQKEISELSETFMSGSEKEKLALMFEIQGLKEQCENLQHEKQEVVLNYESLREMMEILQTELGESAGKISQEFETMKQQQASDVHELQQKLRTAFNEKDALLETINRLQGENEKLLSQELVSELESTMKNLKADNSMYLASLGQKDTLLQELEAKISSLAEEKDDFISKIKTSREEIDDLHQKWEREQKLSVELREAAEQAAQHNSELRQRVSELTGKLDEILREKSQNDQNIMVQMKTMTEDQEALSSKIKSLYEENNRLHSEKVQLSRDLEALQSQQDFAYKEHVAEFEKKLQLMVEERDDLNKLLENEQLQKSFVKTQLYEFLKQMRPSILEDNEEEDVVTVLKAVGESLVTVKEEKHNLVFEYDARVLELERRIKCLQEESVVQCEELRALVRDSEQEKILLRKELDEVTSTKEALQCDILEMKNTNEKTSLENQTLSTRVEELSRSLHSKNEVHNEKDLVIEHENLRLSLEQRESELQDVRAELMLLKDSLEKSPSVKNDQLSLVKELEEKIESLEKESKDKDEKISKIKLVAVRAKKELDSNRKEAQTLRDELESVQSEKDRLSASMKEFIQGAESYKNLLLEYDKQSEQLDVEKERANNFEHHIEDLTKQLRDSTCQYEKLTSDNEDLLARIETLQANARLLEAQILEVQRAKGVVEKELEAEKLQKEQKIKEHVSTTNELEELQLQFQKEKKQLQKTMQELELVKKDAQQTTLMNMEIADYERLMKELNQKLTNKNSKIEDLEQEMKIQKQKQETLQEEMTSLQSSVQHYEEKNAQIKQLLVKTKKELADAKQAETDHLLLQASLKGELEASQQQVEVYKIQLAEMTSEKHKIHEHLKTSAEQHQRTLSAYQQRVVALQEESRTAKGTPGNAD; encoded by the exons CTAGAAACATTGCCCAGAGAAGATCTCATCAAGTTTGCCAAGAAGCAGATGATGCTCCTACAGAAAGCCAAAGCAAGGTGTACAG AATTAGACAAAGAAGTTGAAGAGCTCAAATCAAAACCTGTTGACGGAGGAACTGATGATATGATTAAG GTGCTAACTGAACGCTTGGATGCTCTTCTTCTGGAaaaagcagagactgaacaacagtgtctgtgtctcaaaaaagaaaatattaaaatgaagcaAGAGGTTGAG GATTCTGTAACTAAACTGGAAGAGACACAAAAAGAGTTTGAACAATCACATAGAAACTACGTAAGAGAAATGGAAAGTGTTAAAAATGAACTGATAGCAGTACACTCAGAGCACAGCAAAGAAAAGGCTGCCTTACAAAGAGACCTGGAGGGAGCAGTCCATAGGCAAGCAGAGCTGTTAGAACAGCTCAAGTCTCAGAGCGACTCTGAAGATAATGTTAAAAAACTACAGGAAGAGATTCAGAACATTACAGCAGCATTTGAGGAACAAACGTCATGTCTACAAAAGCAATTAGAAGCTACCAGTGATGAAAAACAGCAAGAGATTATTCATCTCCAGAAAGTCATTGAGGACAACGCTCAGCACTACCAAAAAGATATTAATACTTTCCAAGAAGAGATTGTGCAGCTGAGAGCTACACACAAAGAAGAAGTTAATGAGCTGATGTCTCAAATGGAAACATTAGCTAAAGAACATGAGGCAGCAGTAAATAAGCTAAAAGAGAACAGAGTGACACTGTGTGAGACAAGTGAGACCATTCCAGAGAATTACCAATGTGAATCAGAAAGCTTAAATGAAGACACCTCAGATGCAAGCCAGGAGAATCAAAAATGCTCTGTGGCCTTACAGGAAGATCCTTTTGCAGAACATACAGTGTATGATAAAGTCAGACAATTGGAAGATTCATTAAAAGAACTGGAATCTCAACATAGTATCTTAAAAGATGAAGTGACTTATATGAATAATCTCAAGTTAAAACTTGAAATGGATGCCCAGCATATAAAGGATGAGTTTTTCCATGAAAGAGAAGACTTGGAGTTTAAAATTAATGAACTGTTGCTGGCCAAAGAAGAACAGAGCTACgtagtagaaaaattaaaatatgagcGAGAAGATTTAAATAGGCAGCTTTGCTGTACTGTGGAACAACATAACAAAGAAATACAGCGTCTTCAGGAGCACCATCAGAAAGAAATCTCTGAACTAAGTGAGACATTTATGTCaggttcagaaaaagaaaagttagcaTTAATGTTTGAAATACAGGGACTTAAGGAACAGTGTGAAAATCTACAACATGAAAAGCAAGAGGTAGTTCTAAATTATGAGAGTTTACGAGAGATGATGGAAATTTTACAAACGGAACTTGGAGAATCTGCTGGAAAAATAAGTCAAGAGTTTGAAACAATGAAGCAACAGCAAGCATCTGATGTTCATGAGCTTCAGCAGAAGCTAAGAACTGCTTTTAACGAAAAAGACGCTCTTCTTGAAACTATAAATCGCCTacaaggagaaaatgaaaaattattatcACAAGAATTGGTATCAGAACTCGAAAGTACCATGAAGAACCTTAAGGCAGATAATAGCATGTACTTAGCCAGCCTTGGTCAAAAAGATACCCTGTTACAAGAATTAGAAGCAAAGATAAGTTCTCTTGCTGAAGAAAAAGATGATTTTATAAGTAAAATCAAAACTTCCCGTGAAGAGATAGATGATCTCCATCAGAAATGGGAAAGGGAACAGAAACTGTCTGTAGAACTCAGGGAAGCAGCAGAGCAAGCCGCCCAGCACAACAGTGAACTGAGACAAAGAGTAAGTGAATTAACAGGAAAACTAGATGAAATATTAAGAGAAAAGAGTCAAAATGACCAAAACATTATGGTTCAAATGAAAACCATGACAGAAGACCAAGAAGCATTGTCATCTAAAATCAAGTCTCTTTATGAGGAAAACAATAGACTGCATTCTGAAAAGGTCCAGTTGAGTAGAGATTTAGAAGCTCTTCAGTCTCAACAAGATTTTGCCTATAAAGAGCATGTTGCTGAATTCGAAAAGAAACTCCAGTTAATGGTTGAAGAACGAGATGATTTAAATAAACTGCTTGAAAATGAGCAACTTCAGAAGTCATTTGTCAAAACTCAGTTGTACGAGTTTCTTAAGCAAATGAGGCCAAGCATTTTAGAAGATAATGAAGAGGAAGATGTTGTCACAGTTCTAAAAGCTGTGGGTGAATCCTTAGTGACAGTAAAGGAAGAAAAGCATAACTTAGTCTTTGAATATGATGCGAGAGTATTAGAATTAGAAAGGAGGATTAAGTGCCTTCAAGAGGAGAGTGTAGTTCAGTGTGAAGAACTAAGGGCTTTAGTAAGAGACTCTGAACAAGAGAAAATTCTCCTAAGAAAAGAATTAGATGAAGTCACATCAACAAAAGAGGCCCTGCAGTGTGATATTCTAGAAATGaagaatactaatgaaaaaaCAAGCCTTGAAAATCAGACTCTTTCAACTCGGGTTGAAGAATTATCGCGGTCATTACACAGCAAAAATGAAGTCCATAATGAAAAGGATCTTGTCATAGAACATGAAAACCTGAGGCTATCGCTTGAGCAGAGGGAGTCTGAGCTACAAGATGTGAGAGCAGAATTGATGCTGCTGAAG GATTCCTTAGAGAAATCGCCTTCTGTAAAAAATGATCAACTTTCATTGGTAAAAGAGCTGGAAGAAAAAATAG aaAGTCTGGAAAAAGAATCCAAAGACAAGgatgagaaaatcagtaagataaaACTAGTCGCTGTGAGAGCAAAGAAAGAACTAGATTCTAACAGGAAAGAG GCCCAGACACTACGGGACGAACTCGAGTCCGTACAGTCAGAAAAGGACCGCTTATCTGCTTCTATGAAGGAGTTTATCCAAGGAGCAGAAAGCTATAAG AATCTTCTGTTAGAATATGACAAGCAGTCAGAACAGCTGGATGTGGAAAAAGAACGTGCTAATAATTTTGAACATCACATAGAAGACCTTACCAAACAATTAAGAGATTCGACTTGCCAG TATGAAAAACTAACTTCCGACAATGAGGATCTCCTGGCTCGAATTGAGACCCTGCAGGCTAATGCCAGGTTATTAGAAGCACAGATCTTAGAGGTCCAGAGAGCCAAAGGAGTAgtagaaaaagaactggaagctGAAAAACTTCAGAAAGAGCAGAAAATTAAG GAACATGTCAGTACTACAAATGAGCTTGAAGAACTTCAACTCCaatttcaaaaggaaaagaagcagCTTCAGAAAACGATGCAAGAATTAGAACTGGTTAAAAAG GATGCCCAACAGACCACGTTGATGAATATGGAAATAGCAGATTACGAACGTTTGATGAAAGAATTAAATCAAAAGTtaacaaataaaaacagtaagATAGAAGATTTGGAGCAAGAAATGAAAattcagaaacagaaacaagaaacccTACAAGAAGAAATGA CTTCCCTGCAGTCTTCAGTACAGCACTACGAAGAAAAGAACGCCCAAATCAAGCAGCTGCTTGTGAAAACCAAAAAGGAACTGGCAGATGCAAAGCAAGCA GAAACTGATCACTTACTACTCCAGGCGTCTTTAAAGGGCGAGCTGGAAGCAAGCCAGCAGCAAGTAGAAGTCTATAAA ATTCAGCTAGCTGAGATGACATCTGAGAAACACAAAATCCATGAGCACCTGAAGACTTCTGCGGAACAGCACCAGCGCACACTAAGTGCATACCAGCAGAGGGTGGTGGCCCTGCAGGAAGAGAGCCGCACTGCCAAG GGAACACCTGGAAATGCTGATTGA
- the Gcc2 gene encoding GRIP and coiled-coil domain-containing protein 2 isoform X1, which yields MEVTDSAQDAVTAAPSGTPKSKLETLPREDLIKFAKKQMMLLQKAKARCTELDKEVEELKSKPVDGGTDDMIKVLTERLDALLLEKAETEQQCLCLKKENIKMKQEVEDSVTKLEETQKEFEQSHRNYVREMESVKNELIAVHSEHSKEKAALQRDLEGAVHRQAELLEQLKSQSDSEDNVKKLQEEIQNITAAFEEQTSCLQKQLEATSDEKQQEIIHLQKVIEDNAQHYQKDINTFQEEIVQLRATHKEEVNELMSQMETLAKEHEAAVNKLKENRVTLCETSETIPENYQCESESLNEDTSDASQENQKCSVALQEDPFAEHTVYDKVRQLEDSLKELESQHSILKDEVTYMNNLKLKLEMDAQHIKDEFFHEREDLEFKINELLLAKEEQSYVVEKLKYEREDLNRQLCCTVEQHNKEIQRLQEHHQKEISELSETFMSGSEKEKLALMFEIQGLKEQCENLQHEKQEVVLNYESLREMMEILQTELGESAGKISQEFETMKQQQASDVHELQQKLRTAFNEKDALLETINRLQGENEKLLSQELVSELESTMKNLKADNSMYLASLGQKDTLLQELEAKISSLAEEKDDFISKIKTSREEIDDLHQKWEREQKLSVELREAAEQAAQHNSELRQRVSELTGKLDEILREKSQNDQNIMVQMKTMTEDQEALSSKIKSLYEENNRLHSEKVQLSRDLEALQSQQDFAYKEHVAEFEKKLQLMVEERDDLNKLLENEQLQKSFVKTQLYEFLKQMRPSILEDNEEEDVVTVLKAVGESLVTVKEEKHNLVFEYDARVLELERRIKCLQEESVVQCEELRALVRDSEQEKILLRKELDEVTSTKEALQCDILEMKNTNEKTSLENQTLSTRVEELSRSLHSKNEVHNEKDLVIEHENLRLSLEQRESELQDVRAELMLLKDSLEKSPSVKNDQLSLVKELEEKIESLEKESKDKDEKISKIKLVAVRAKKELDSNRKEAQTLRDELESVQSEKDRLSASMKEFIQGAESYKNLLLEYDKQSEQLDVEKERANNFEHHIEDLTKQLRDSTCQYEKLTSDNEDLLARIETLQANARLLEAQILEVQRAKGVVEKELEAEKLQKEQKIKEHVSTTNELEELQLQFQKEKKQLQKTMQELELVKKDAQQTTLMNMEIADYERLMKELNQKLTNKNSKIEDLEQEMKIQKQKQETLQEEMTSLQSSVQHYEEKNAQIKQLLVKTKKELADAKQAETDHLLLQASLKGELEASQQQVEVYKIQLAEMTSEKHKIHEHLKTSAEQHQRTLSAYQQRVVALQEESRTAKAEQAAVTSEFENYKVRVHNVLKQQKNKSVSQAETEGAKQEREHLEMLIDQLKIKLQDSQNSLQISVSEFQTLQSEHDTLLERHNRMLQETVTKEAELREKLCSAQSENTMLKSEHAQTMCQLTSQNEALRNSFRDQVRHLQDEHRKTVETLQHQLSKVETQLFQLKSEPPTKSPASSHQPSKSLRERRTTDLPLLDMHTVTREEGEGMETTDSESVSSAGTHIQSLEQLLSSPDSKLERLTEASLWHTEFTKEELAEKLSSTTKSADHLNGLLRETEATNAILMEQIKLLKSEIRRLERNQEREKSVANLEYLKNVLLRFIFLKPGSERERLLPVIDTMLQLSPEEKGKLATVAQGEEESASRSSGWASYLHSWSGLR from the exons CTAGAAACATTGCCCAGAGAAGATCTCATCAAGTTTGCCAAGAAGCAGATGATGCTCCTACAGAAAGCCAAAGCAAGGTGTACAG AATTAGACAAAGAAGTTGAAGAGCTCAAATCAAAACCTGTTGACGGAGGAACTGATGATATGATTAAG GTGCTAACTGAACGCTTGGATGCTCTTCTTCTGGAaaaagcagagactgaacaacagtgtctgtgtctcaaaaaagaaaatattaaaatgaagcaAGAGGTTGAG GATTCTGTAACTAAACTGGAAGAGACACAAAAAGAGTTTGAACAATCACATAGAAACTACGTAAGAGAAATGGAAAGTGTTAAAAATGAACTGATAGCAGTACACTCAGAGCACAGCAAAGAAAAGGCTGCCTTACAAAGAGACCTGGAGGGAGCAGTCCATAGGCAAGCAGAGCTGTTAGAACAGCTCAAGTCTCAGAGCGACTCTGAAGATAATGTTAAAAAACTACAGGAAGAGATTCAGAACATTACAGCAGCATTTGAGGAACAAACGTCATGTCTACAAAAGCAATTAGAAGCTACCAGTGATGAAAAACAGCAAGAGATTATTCATCTCCAGAAAGTCATTGAGGACAACGCTCAGCACTACCAAAAAGATATTAATACTTTCCAAGAAGAGATTGTGCAGCTGAGAGCTACACACAAAGAAGAAGTTAATGAGCTGATGTCTCAAATGGAAACATTAGCTAAAGAACATGAGGCAGCAGTAAATAAGCTAAAAGAGAACAGAGTGACACTGTGTGAGACAAGTGAGACCATTCCAGAGAATTACCAATGTGAATCAGAAAGCTTAAATGAAGACACCTCAGATGCAAGCCAGGAGAATCAAAAATGCTCTGTGGCCTTACAGGAAGATCCTTTTGCAGAACATACAGTGTATGATAAAGTCAGACAATTGGAAGATTCATTAAAAGAACTGGAATCTCAACATAGTATCTTAAAAGATGAAGTGACTTATATGAATAATCTCAAGTTAAAACTTGAAATGGATGCCCAGCATATAAAGGATGAGTTTTTCCATGAAAGAGAAGACTTGGAGTTTAAAATTAATGAACTGTTGCTGGCCAAAGAAGAACAGAGCTACgtagtagaaaaattaaaatatgagcGAGAAGATTTAAATAGGCAGCTTTGCTGTACTGTGGAACAACATAACAAAGAAATACAGCGTCTTCAGGAGCACCATCAGAAAGAAATCTCTGAACTAAGTGAGACATTTATGTCaggttcagaaaaagaaaagttagcaTTAATGTTTGAAATACAGGGACTTAAGGAACAGTGTGAAAATCTACAACATGAAAAGCAAGAGGTAGTTCTAAATTATGAGAGTTTACGAGAGATGATGGAAATTTTACAAACGGAACTTGGAGAATCTGCTGGAAAAATAAGTCAAGAGTTTGAAACAATGAAGCAACAGCAAGCATCTGATGTTCATGAGCTTCAGCAGAAGCTAAGAACTGCTTTTAACGAAAAAGACGCTCTTCTTGAAACTATAAATCGCCTacaaggagaaaatgaaaaattattatcACAAGAATTGGTATCAGAACTCGAAAGTACCATGAAGAACCTTAAGGCAGATAATAGCATGTACTTAGCCAGCCTTGGTCAAAAAGATACCCTGTTACAAGAATTAGAAGCAAAGATAAGTTCTCTTGCTGAAGAAAAAGATGATTTTATAAGTAAAATCAAAACTTCCCGTGAAGAGATAGATGATCTCCATCAGAAATGGGAAAGGGAACAGAAACTGTCTGTAGAACTCAGGGAAGCAGCAGAGCAAGCCGCCCAGCACAACAGTGAACTGAGACAAAGAGTAAGTGAATTAACAGGAAAACTAGATGAAATATTAAGAGAAAAGAGTCAAAATGACCAAAACATTATGGTTCAAATGAAAACCATGACAGAAGACCAAGAAGCATTGTCATCTAAAATCAAGTCTCTTTATGAGGAAAACAATAGACTGCATTCTGAAAAGGTCCAGTTGAGTAGAGATTTAGAAGCTCTTCAGTCTCAACAAGATTTTGCCTATAAAGAGCATGTTGCTGAATTCGAAAAGAAACTCCAGTTAATGGTTGAAGAACGAGATGATTTAAATAAACTGCTTGAAAATGAGCAACTTCAGAAGTCATTTGTCAAAACTCAGTTGTACGAGTTTCTTAAGCAAATGAGGCCAAGCATTTTAGAAGATAATGAAGAGGAAGATGTTGTCACAGTTCTAAAAGCTGTGGGTGAATCCTTAGTGACAGTAAAGGAAGAAAAGCATAACTTAGTCTTTGAATATGATGCGAGAGTATTAGAATTAGAAAGGAGGATTAAGTGCCTTCAAGAGGAGAGTGTAGTTCAGTGTGAAGAACTAAGGGCTTTAGTAAGAGACTCTGAACAAGAGAAAATTCTCCTAAGAAAAGAATTAGATGAAGTCACATCAACAAAAGAGGCCCTGCAGTGTGATATTCTAGAAATGaagaatactaatgaaaaaaCAAGCCTTGAAAATCAGACTCTTTCAACTCGGGTTGAAGAATTATCGCGGTCATTACACAGCAAAAATGAAGTCCATAATGAAAAGGATCTTGTCATAGAACATGAAAACCTGAGGCTATCGCTTGAGCAGAGGGAGTCTGAGCTACAAGATGTGAGAGCAGAATTGATGCTGCTGAAG GATTCCTTAGAGAAATCGCCTTCTGTAAAAAATGATCAACTTTCATTGGTAAAAGAGCTGGAAGAAAAAATAG aaAGTCTGGAAAAAGAATCCAAAGACAAGgatgagaaaatcagtaagataaaACTAGTCGCTGTGAGAGCAAAGAAAGAACTAGATTCTAACAGGAAAGAG GCCCAGACACTACGGGACGAACTCGAGTCCGTACAGTCAGAAAAGGACCGCTTATCTGCTTCTATGAAGGAGTTTATCCAAGGAGCAGAAAGCTATAAG AATCTTCTGTTAGAATATGACAAGCAGTCAGAACAGCTGGATGTGGAAAAAGAACGTGCTAATAATTTTGAACATCACATAGAAGACCTTACCAAACAATTAAGAGATTCGACTTGCCAG TATGAAAAACTAACTTCCGACAATGAGGATCTCCTGGCTCGAATTGAGACCCTGCAGGCTAATGCCAGGTTATTAGAAGCACAGATCTTAGAGGTCCAGAGAGCCAAAGGAGTAgtagaaaaagaactggaagctGAAAAACTTCAGAAAGAGCAGAAAATTAAG GAACATGTCAGTACTACAAATGAGCTTGAAGAACTTCAACTCCaatttcaaaaggaaaagaagcagCTTCAGAAAACGATGCAAGAATTAGAACTGGTTAAAAAG GATGCCCAACAGACCACGTTGATGAATATGGAAATAGCAGATTACGAACGTTTGATGAAAGAATTAAATCAAAAGTtaacaaataaaaacagtaagATAGAAGATTTGGAGCAAGAAATGAAAattcagaaacagaaacaagaaacccTACAAGAAGAAATGA CTTCCCTGCAGTCTTCAGTACAGCACTACGAAGAAAAGAACGCCCAAATCAAGCAGCTGCTTGTGAAAACCAAAAAGGAACTGGCAGATGCAAAGCAAGCA GAAACTGATCACTTACTACTCCAGGCGTCTTTAAAGGGCGAGCTGGAAGCAAGCCAGCAGCAAGTAGAAGTCTATAAA ATTCAGCTAGCTGAGATGACATCTGAGAAACACAAAATCCATGAGCACCTGAAGACTTCTGCGGAACAGCACCAGCGCACACTAAGTGCATACCAGCAGAGGGTGGTGGCCCTGCAGGAAGAGAGCCGCACTGCCAAG GCAGAGCAAGCTGCTGTCACCTCTGAATTTGAGAACTACAAAGTCCGGGTTCATAACGttctaaaacaacagaaaaataaatctgtGTCTCAGGCTGAAACTGAGGGAGCTAAACAAGAAAG GGAACACCTGGAAATGCTGATTGACCAACTGAAAatcaagttacaggacagccaaaaCAGCTTACAAATCAGTGTGTCAGAGTTCCAGACACTGCAGTCTGAGCATGACACTCTGCTAGAGAGGCACAACCGGATGCTGCAGGAAACTGTGACCAAAGAGGCGGAACTTCGGGAAAA GTTATGTTCAGCTCAATCTGAGAACACCATGTTGAAGTCTGAACACGCCCAGACAATGTGTCAGCTGACATCCCAGAATGAGGCCCTCCGTAACAGCTTCCGAGACCAAGTTCGACACTTGCAGGATGAGCACAGAAAGACAGTGGAGACCTTGCAGCACCAGCTCTCCAAGGTGGAAACTCAGCTCTTCCAGCTCAAGAGTGAGCCACCCACAAaaa gCCCTGCTTCTTCCCATCAACCTTCAAAAAGCCTCCGAGAAAGACGGACCACAGACCTCCCCCTTCTGGACATGCACACTGTGACccgagaggagggggaagggatggagaCAACTGACAGTGAGTCTGTGTCTTCGGCCGGCACACACATTCAGTCCTTGGAGCAGCTCCTTAGCTCTCCTGACAGCAAGCTTG aacGTCTTACAGAGGCCTCCTTATGGCATACAGAATTTACCAAAGAAGAATTGGCTGAGAAGCTCAGTTCCACCACGAAGAGTGCAGATCACTTAAATGGCCTGCTTCGGGAGACAGAGGCTACCAACGCCATCCTTATGGAGCAAATTAAG CTTCTCAAAAGTGAAATAAGAAGACTGGAAAGAAACCAAGAGCGGGAGAAGTCTGTGGCTAACCTGGAGTACTTGAAGAATGTCCTACTGCGGTTCATTTTCCTGAAGCCGGGTAGTGAAAGAGAGAGGCTTCTTCCTGTGATAGACACGATGCTGCAGCTCAGCCCTGAAGAAAAGGGAAAGCTTGCCACAGTTGCTCAAG